A genome region from Mesorhizobium sp. B2-1-8 includes the following:
- a CDS encoding TrbC/VirB2 family protein gives MIRKLSREHLATAATSFIVFLMAAPVANAAGSSMPWEQPLEKILQSIEGPVSKIIAVIIIIVTGLTLAFGDTSGGFRRLIQIVFGLSIAFAASSFFLSFFSFGGGVLI, from the coding sequence ATGATCCGCAAGCTTTCGCGCGAGCACCTGGCTACAGCGGCCACAAGCTTCATCGTCTTTCTCATGGCAGCCCCGGTCGCCAATGCCGCCGGTTCGTCGATGCCGTGGGAACAGCCGCTGGAGAAGATCCTTCAGTCGATCGAGGGCCCCGTCTCCAAGATCATTGCCGTGATCATTATCATCGTAACGGGACTGACCCTTGCCTTCGGTGATACGTCGGGGGGCTTTCGGCGGCTGATCCAGATCGTCTTTGGCCTGTCGATCGCCTTCGCGGCATCGAGCTTCTTCCTGTCGTTCTTCTCGTTCGGCGGCGGAGTTCTGATCTGA